Below is a genomic region from Brassica oleracea var. oleracea cultivar TO1000 chromosome C9, BOL, whole genome shotgun sequence.
TCTCTCCTCCTATTGAAACCCTTGGACAGGTTTGTTACTTCTCTTGTACACAACAACATATATAGGTTGTAGTGAAAGATGATTCGTTTGCATACGCACAAGCTTGTGTTCTCTTTAGAGTAACCGAATAGCAATACAGATGTTGTGATGTGTTTGAGACCTTTATTAGGAGAATGAATAAGTCTATTAGTAGTTTTAATGCATTTAAGAGGTGTCCTATGGGGGCTTCCTGTAGACTTTGGGTTCTGAGCAATCATGACGGTGACACCCACAGAAGCTGGTTGAACGACTCAAGTCACGTGCTGGAAGATTCATTGCTTTGCATCTGAGATATGAGAAAGACATGTTGGCTTTCACTGGCTGTAATTATGGTCTTACTGATGCTGAATCCGAAGAGCTCAGAGTCATGCGGTAATTGTTTACTACTCTCTTGTGCATCTATTCTTATCACAACAAACATGAAAAGATGTTGTCTTTTTAGCTCAAAATATGTTATTGAATGATCACAGGGAGAGTACAAGCCATTGGAAGATCAAAAGTATTAACTCAACGGAGCAGAGAGTGGAAGGGCTATGTCCATTGACTCCAAAAGAAGTGGGGATATTTCTGAAAGGTCTTGGTTATCCTGAGTCAACAGTCATTTATATTGCAGCTGGGGAGATCTATGGGGGTGATGATAGACTCTTGGAGCTTAAATCACGCTTCCCTAATCTAGTCTTTAAGGTTTGTGCAACCACACACCTCTCTCTCTCTTAGTCGTTCATGTTACTGAGAATCTGAAGATTGATTATGTACTGAATGTTTATAGGAAACCCTTGCTGGGGAAGAAGAGTTAGAAGGCTTCACAGGCCATGCTACTAAAACGGCTGCTCTTGATTATATAATATCTGTTGAGAGTGATGTGTTTGTTCCTTCACATTCTGGTAACATGGCAAGAGCAGTTGAAGGTCACCGCAGGTTTCTAGGGCATCGTAGGACAATCACTCCAGACAGGTTTAATCTTAACTTCAAGAAGCTTTTGTCTTTTACTCATTTTGTTATAAGCCCATGACTAAGTTTTGTTCTTGTATTGCAGGAAAGGACTAGTGAAACTATTCGATAAAGTGGAGAGAGGACAGATGAAAGAGGGAGCAAAGTTTTCGAATCTTGTAAAGGCAATGCATCAAGACAGGTGATTAAAAGAATCATACACATTTGGTTCTTAGACAAGTCACTAAATATGCAATATAACGTTTTGCAGGCAAGGTGCACCGAGGAGAAGGAAGGGACCAGCACAGGGGATCAAAGGACGTGCTAGGTTTAGAACTGAAGAAGCCTTTTATGAGAATCCATATCCAGAGTGTATTTGCAGTTCAAAGGAGCACAAAGAACCCTAATTGATTTTATTTATTTTTGCCTTTTTATGTGAAAGTTTGAACCTTTTTTGGTGTCAACTTAATTACAAACGATATTTATAAACGGATATTAAATCTTTTATCCAAACTATTGCCAACATAATGGAAACAAGAATGAAACACTTAGTGGTAAATACCATTCAGACAAAACATTTCTAAAGTTACAAGCTCGACTGAACAAAATCGTGTTAATAGTTTTACACACGAGTCTTCTAAAACGATCTGCAAAGTCATCTAAAAAACACCATTACCATTTGAAATGTAATGGCTCTTACTCGTTAGCTCTGCTCTTTGTAAGGAGTCCATATCATTTTGCTAACGTCTACATCAAGACCGCCTCGGCCAGCGGCTTTCAAATGTCGATCAAGAACTTTAGGATCCGCACAGATCACATGTTGTCCTTTTCTGTACTGTATCAGTTCCAAGCTCTGAAGGGTGCTTAGTATATCTTCTGCTTTAATCGCTGTCATGTCGCTCAGCTCCTACATTTGAGAAAATGTTGGGATTATGTGAAACAATCTGTTGATGGATAGGTAAAAAAAGCATAAGTAAGGGTATATAGATATACCTTGATAGATATGTTTCCCTTGTGCTTTTTCAAGATGTCTAATAGAATCCGAGTCCAGTAACCTCTGTAACTCACTAAGCCTAGATCAGAGAGGGGTCTTTCTGGTGTCCCTACTTTGCCTTCTTTCTTTGAGAGTTCATAGGCTATATATAACACAAGA
It encodes:
- the LOC106319206 gene encoding uncharacterized protein At1g04910-like, producing MVKHRSSSRLSSSSARFFSRKAVPLYLIFIFAFTIWILVFTSRNIQTDDQTQDHQQNHQHRDSRKNLQKKRSEDLDSQLWTPPFSYGLHPCVKPSSRYKEFIESDRYITVRSNGGLNQMRTGIADMVAVAHIMNATLVIPELDKRSFWRDSSVFSDIFDEEHFIKSLGRDVKVIKKLPKEVESLPRARKHFTSWASVGYYEEMTHLWKEYKVIHVAKSDSRLANNDLPIDIQRLRCHVLYRFLRFSPPIETLGQKLVERLKSRAGRFIALHLRYEKDMLAFTGCNYGLTDAESEELRVMRESTSHWKIKSINSTEQRVEGLCPLTPKEVGIFLKGLGYPESTVIYIAAGEIYGGDDRLLELKSRFPNLVFKETLAGEEELEGFTGHATKTAALDYIISVESDVFVPSHSGNMARAVEGHRRFLGHRRTITPDRKGLVKLFDKVERGQMKEGAKFSNLVKAMHQDRQGAPRRRKGPAQGIKGRARFRTEEAFYENPYPECICSSKEHKEP